In Saccharothrix violaceirubra, the following are encoded in one genomic region:
- a CDS encoding SDR family NAD(P)-dependent oxidoreductase: MTAELTDTRERLDAVRHEPIAIIGTACRFPGGVSSPEDLWRLVAAGGDAVGPFPADRGWDLDALYDADPDRPGTSYTRHGAFLDDIAGFDAGFFGISPREALATDPQHRLLLETTWEALERAGIDPHSVRGKDVGVFAGVNGQDYAARLPATPASVDGYLAVGTAASVASGRISYTFGFSGPAVTIDTACSSSLVALHLAAKSLRSGESSLAVVGGVTVMASPSSFVEFSRQRGLSGDGRCRAFSDEADGTGWGEGVGVLLLERLSDARANGHRVLAVVRGSAVNQDGASNGLTAPNGPAQESVIRAALADARLDPSDVDVVEAHGTGTRLGDPIEANALITAYGRGRAADRPLWLGSVKSNIGHTQAAAGAAGIIKIVEALRHGVLPRTLHVDRPTTHVDWSDGVLRLLEHELPWPGGETPRRAGVSAFGVSGTNAHVIIEEAPAEEAVPGRVPGVEPAVGAQRPVGVPVERSPEAVAAGTERPSIGERFPDRAAEAADVPDGVPVVPWVLSGYSPEAVVAQAERLSGVVGDPADVGWSLATRRATLGERAVVLGVDRAALDDGLRALASGAASASVVRGVAGGSVAFLFTGQGAQRVGMGRGLYAAYPVFAGAFDAAVAELDRESGVSVADVVFGTGDGSLDDTLYTQAGVFAVEVALFRLFESWGVRPDFVTGHSIGELAAAHVAGVWSLADAARIVAARGRLMRALPTGGAMAALAAPEAEVRDLLAGLSDVDIAAVNGPNAVVVSGAEESVLAVAAHVAGSGRRTKRLTVSHAFHSPLVEPVLAEFRAVVAGVRASAPTIPVVSAVTGRPVSAELADPDYWVRHARHAVRFADAVTHLVAAGVDTFVEIGPDAVLTALAADSAPDAVLVPALRKDRPESLAVVTALATAHVRGRPVDWTAVFPGARAVDLPTYAFQRERFWLDVERAPADAAGFGLVDADHPLLGATVALAEDGGLVLTGRLSRHTHPWLADHVVGSTVLLPGTAFVELAVRAGDEVGADVLEDLVVEAPLVLGDRAVRVQVAVGPPDGTGRSVSVHSRAEDEDGWTRHASGRLGSSSATGPDRLDVWPPAAVPVDVDSLYPVLADAGLAYGPAFQGVQALWKDGNTLYAEVSTEDTQGFAVHPALLDAALHPAAYDTLATTPSGRNRLPFAWRGVRVHATGATSLRVRLTVTGDDELSLLAADAQGEPVVTVDSLRSRLVEVGAAGPRDALFTVDWVPSGPAEAGTDRVVLLDAPEPTGDPVADAHTATAAVLAGLRAHLASDDERTLVVRVRDGLAYAPVVGLVRAAQTERPGRVVLLDTDSGLVPALGDEPQLRVRDGQVSVPRLVRAAPRAPGRAWDPDGTVVITGGLGALGAEFAHHVVTRHGARNLLLLGRRGAATPGVDALVTTLTALGARVEVAAVDVADRAVLAAVLAGRTLTAVLHTAGVVDDGVIDSLTPERAAAVLRPKVNAAWHLHELTLDQDLAAFVLFSSVAGVLGSGGQGAYAAANTFLDALAAHRVALGLPARSLAWGMWERASGISGHLTAADHARNARAGIRRIDTAGGLALFDLALRVDDPLVVPAPLDLAAVRRAGTVPSLLRGLVRPARRVATAGQPAGRFAGLDREGRSAGLLELVRAEVAAVLGTTPAAIGPARAFRDLGLDSLTSVELRNRLDAATGLRLPATLAFDHPTPAALVEHLLAELFPTAETTPDVVAPVARVDEPIAIVGMACRLPGGVDSPDALWELVRDGRDAVTPFPDNRGWDLDGLYDPDPDHAGTSYTRHGGFLHDADGFDAEFFGISPREALATDPQQRLLLETAWEAVEGAGIDPTTLRGSRTGVFAGVMYHDYAPRVGEAPAQLEGFVANGSAGSVASGRVAYTFGFEGPAVTVDTACSSSLVALHLAVQSLRTGESDLALAGGVAIMSTPAVFVEFSRQRGLAADGRCKAYAGAADGTGWAEGVGLLLVERLSDARRNGHRVLGIVRGTAVNQDGASNGLTAPNGPAQQRVIRQALANAGLRPSEVDLVEGHGTGTTLGDPIEAQALLATYGRDRTGVPLYLGSLKSNIGHTQAAAGAAGIIKVVQALRHDLLPRTLHVDEPTPHVDWSSGGVELLTEARPWPETGRPRRAGVSSFGVSGTNAHVIVEQGDPEPAPAPADPALPWVLSARTPDALAAWGERLTGLDGSAAAALPGRTAFAERAVVLGDHAAGLAALTAGRSAPNLVTGTAGTPGRTVFVFPGQGSQWAGMGVELLDTAPAFAARFAECAAALHPLVDWSPQDVLRGASGAPGLDRVDVVQPVLWAVLVSLAALWEAHGVSPDAVVGHSQGEIAAATVAGALSLVDGARVVVLRSRAITALSGRGGMASLALPVDVVTERIAPYADRVSVAAVNGPAAVVVAGEPDALAAIVAGATEDGHRARTIAVDYASHSAHVEPIRDEILAALAGIEPRESAVPLFSTVTADWIDTTGLDAEYWYTNLRRTVRLAEAVRGLADQGHDVFVEISPHPVLTASVQDTLEAAGVDRPVVAGSLRREEGGLDRFRASVAELWVRGVPVDWTAVTGGEEAASGPVDREPVTGGRIVGVRPGLPTYPFQRSRYWLEQAAGDGRARADLPTADPEAGTRLVRSLAGLDPDERAAAVLDLVRGETATVLGHGDPSAVDDTRPLRELGLDSLTAVDLRNRLGAATGLDLPATLVFDHPTPADLAAFLVSELGGGDVDRFPNADASVDYLEAVFAAGDHPDLAARLRALLDRLGTPAGGDGLDFGAASDDELFAFMDNNFEEPAGHGE, encoded by the coding sequence GTGACCGCCGAGCTGACCGACACCCGCGAGCGGCTCGACGCCGTCCGGCACGAGCCGATCGCGATCATCGGCACGGCCTGCCGGTTCCCCGGCGGCGTGTCGTCGCCGGAGGACCTGTGGCGGCTGGTCGCCGCCGGCGGCGACGCGGTCGGACCGTTCCCCGCCGACCGGGGCTGGGACCTGGACGCCCTGTACGATGCGGACCCCGACCGGCCGGGCACCTCCTACACCCGGCACGGCGCGTTCCTCGACGACATCGCCGGGTTCGACGCCGGGTTCTTCGGCATCTCGCCGCGCGAGGCCCTGGCCACCGACCCGCAGCACCGCCTGCTGCTGGAGACGACCTGGGAAGCGCTGGAACGGGCGGGCATCGACCCGCATTCGGTGCGGGGCAAGGACGTCGGCGTCTTCGCGGGCGTGAACGGCCAGGACTACGCGGCACGCCTGCCCGCCACCCCGGCGTCGGTCGACGGGTACCTCGCGGTCGGCACGGCGGCCAGCGTGGCGTCCGGCCGGATCTCCTACACGTTCGGTTTCTCGGGTCCGGCGGTCACGATCGACACGGCGTGCTCGTCGTCGCTGGTCGCCCTGCACCTGGCGGCGAAGTCGCTGCGGTCGGGCGAGTCGTCGCTGGCCGTGGTCGGCGGCGTGACGGTCATGGCGTCGCCGTCGTCGTTCGTCGAGTTCTCCCGCCAGCGCGGCCTGTCCGGCGACGGGCGGTGCCGGGCGTTCTCGGACGAGGCCGACGGCACGGGCTGGGGCGAGGGCGTCGGCGTGCTGCTGCTGGAACGGTTGTCGGACGCTCGGGCGAACGGGCACCGCGTGTTGGCCGTCGTGCGCGGCAGCGCGGTCAACCAGGACGGCGCGTCCAACGGCCTGACCGCGCCGAACGGACCGGCGCAGGAGAGCGTGATCCGCGCGGCCCTGGCCGACGCCCGCCTCGACCCGTCCGACGTGGACGTCGTCGAGGCCCACGGCACGGGCACCCGCCTGGGCGACCCGATCGAGGCCAACGCCCTGATCACCGCCTACGGCCGGGGTCGGGCGGCGGACCGGCCGCTGTGGCTGGGGTCGGTGAAGTCCAACATCGGGCACACGCAGGCGGCGGCCGGTGCGGCGGGCATCATCAAGATCGTCGAGGCGCTGCGCCACGGCGTGCTGCCCCGGACCCTGCACGTCGACCGGCCGACGACCCACGTCGACTGGTCGGACGGGGTGCTTCGCCTGCTGGAGCACGAACTCCCGTGGCCGGGCGGGGAGACCCCGCGTCGGGCGGGGGTGTCGGCGTTCGGGGTCAGCGGCACGAACGCCCACGTGATCATCGAGGAGGCGCCGGCCGAGGAGGCGGTGCCGGGCCGCGTGCCCGGGGTGGAGCCGGCGGTCGGGGCGCAACGGCCTGTGGGTGTGCCGGTGGAGCGTTCCCCCGAAGCCGTGGCGGCCGGTACGGAACGGCCGTCGATCGGCGAGCGGTTCCCGGATCGGGCGGCCGAGGCGGCGGACGTGCCGGACGGCGTGCCCGTCGTGCCCTGGGTGCTGTCGGGGTACTCGCCCGAAGCCGTGGTCGCCCAGGCGGAACGGCTGTCGGGCGTGGTCGGCGATCCGGCCGACGTCGGGTGGTCGTTGGCGACCCGGCGCGCGACGTTGGGCGAACGCGCCGTCGTGCTCGGTGTCGACCGGGCCGCGCTGGACGACGGGTTGCGGGCGTTGGCGTCCGGCGCGGCGTCCGCGTCGGTCGTGCGCGGCGTGGCCGGCGGGTCGGTGGCGTTCCTGTTCACCGGCCAGGGTGCGCAGCGGGTCGGGATGGGGCGCGGGCTGTACGCGGCCTACCCGGTGTTCGCCGGCGCGTTCGACGCGGCCGTGGCGGAACTGGACCGCGAGTCGGGCGTCTCCGTCGCGGACGTGGTGTTCGGGACGGGCGACGGGTCGCTCGACGACACCCTCTACACGCAGGCCGGGGTGTTCGCGGTCGAGGTCGCGCTGTTCCGGCTGTTCGAGTCGTGGGGTGTGCGGCCGGACTTCGTGACCGGGCACTCGATCGGCGAGCTGGCCGCCGCCCACGTGGCCGGGGTCTGGTCGCTCGCCGACGCGGCGAGGATCGTCGCGGCGCGCGGCCGGCTCATGCGTGCACTGCCGACCGGCGGGGCGATGGCGGCCCTGGCGGCTCCCGAGGCCGAGGTGCGCGACCTGCTCGCCGGACTGTCCGATGTGGACATCGCGGCGGTCAACGGCCCGAACGCGGTCGTCGTGTCGGGCGCCGAGGAGTCGGTGCTCGCGGTCGCCGCGCACGTGGCCGGGTCGGGGCGCCGGACCAAGCGGCTCACGGTGTCGCACGCGTTCCACTCGCCGCTGGTCGAGCCCGTGCTCGCGGAGTTCCGCGCCGTGGTCGCCGGCGTACGGGCCTCGGCTCCGACCATCCCGGTGGTGTCCGCGGTGACCGGGCGGCCGGTGTCCGCCGAGTTGGCCGACCCGGACTACTGGGTGCGGCACGCCCGGCACGCGGTCCGGTTCGCCGACGCCGTCACGCACCTCGTGGCGGCCGGGGTGGACACGTTCGTCGAGATCGGGCCGGACGCCGTGCTCACCGCCCTGGCCGCCGACAGCGCGCCGGACGCCGTGCTGGTGCCCGCGCTGCGCAAGGACCGGCCCGAGAGCCTGGCCGTCGTGACCGCGTTGGCCACCGCGCACGTGCGCGGGCGTCCGGTGGACTGGACGGCGGTGTTCCCCGGCGCCCGTGCGGTCGACCTGCCCACCTATGCGTTCCAGCGCGAGCGGTTCTGGCTCGACGTCGAACGCGCACCCGCCGACGCCGCCGGGTTCGGACTCGTCGACGCCGACCACCCGCTGCTGGGTGCCACCGTCGCCCTGGCCGAGGACGGCGGGCTGGTGCTGACCGGACGGCTGTCCCGGCACACGCACCCGTGGCTCGCGGACCACGTGGTCGGGTCGACCGTGCTGCTGCCGGGGACGGCGTTCGTGGAACTCGCGGTGCGCGCGGGCGACGAGGTCGGCGCGGACGTGCTGGAGGACCTGGTCGTGGAGGCCCCGCTGGTGCTGGGGGACCGGGCCGTGCGGGTGCAGGTCGCGGTCGGCCCGCCCGACGGGACCGGGCGGTCGGTGTCCGTGCACTCGCGGGCCGAGGACGAGGACGGGTGGACGCGGCACGCGAGCGGCCGACTCGGGTCCTCGTCCGCGACAGGCCCCGACCGGCTCGACGTGTGGCCGCCCGCCGCCGTACCCGTCGACGTCGACTCCCTCTACCCCGTGTTGGCCGACGCCGGACTCGCCTACGGTCCCGCTTTCCAGGGCGTTCAGGCGCTGTGGAAGGACGGGAACACCCTCTACGCCGAAGTGTCCACAGAGGACACCCAAGGTTTCGCCGTCCACCCCGCGCTGCTCGACGCCGCACTGCACCCGGCCGCCTACGACACCCTCGCCACCACCCCGTCCGGCCGCAACCGGCTGCCGTTCGCGTGGCGCGGAGTCCGCGTGCACGCCACCGGGGCGACCTCGTTGCGCGTGCGGCTGACCGTGACCGGGGACGACGAGCTGTCCCTGCTGGCCGCCGACGCGCAGGGCGAGCCGGTCGTCACCGTGGACAGCCTGCGCTCCCGCCTGGTGGAGGTCGGCGCCGCCGGACCCCGGGACGCGCTGTTCACCGTGGACTGGGTGCCGTCCGGTCCGGCCGAGGCCGGTACCGACCGGGTCGTCCTGCTCGACGCGCCGGAACCGACCGGCGACCCGGTCGCCGACGCGCACACCGCGACCGCCGCCGTGCTGGCCGGACTGCGCGCGCACCTTGCGAGCGACGACGAGCGGACGTTGGTCGTCCGCGTTCGTGACGGTCTCGCGTACGCGCCGGTCGTCGGCCTGGTCCGGGCCGCGCAGACCGAGCGGCCCGGCCGGGTCGTGCTGCTGGACACCGACTCCGGCCTCGTGCCGGCTTTGGGCGACGAACCGCAGCTCAGGGTCCGCGACGGGCAGGTGTCCGTGCCCCGACTGGTCCGGGCCGCCCCGCGCGCGCCCGGCCGGGCCTGGGACCCCGACGGCACGGTGGTGATCACCGGCGGTCTCGGCGCGCTCGGCGCCGAGTTCGCCCACCACGTCGTCACCCGGCACGGCGCGCGGAACCTGCTCCTGCTCGGCCGGCGGGGTGCCGCCACGCCGGGGGTCGACGCCCTGGTGACGACGCTGACCGCGCTCGGGGCGCGGGTCGAGGTCGCCGCCGTCGACGTCGCCGACCGGGCCGTGCTCGCCGCCGTGCTCGCCGGCCGCACGCTCACCGCCGTCCTGCACACGGCGGGCGTGGTGGACGACGGGGTGATCGACTCGCTCACGCCCGAACGCGCCGCCGCCGTGCTGCGGCCCAAGGTGAACGCCGCCTGGCACCTGCACGAGCTGACCCTGGACCAGGACCTGGCCGCGTTCGTGCTGTTCTCGTCGGTGGCCGGCGTGCTCGGCAGCGGCGGGCAGGGCGCGTACGCGGCGGCCAACACGTTCCTCGACGCCCTGGCCGCGCACCGGGTCGCCCTCGGCCTGCCCGCGCGGTCCCTGGCGTGGGGCATGTGGGAGCGGGCGAGCGGGATCAGCGGCCACCTCACGGCCGCCGACCACGCGCGCAACGCCCGCGCCGGCATCCGCCGGATCGACACCGCCGGCGGTCTCGCCCTGTTCGACCTCGCCCTGCGCGTCGACGACCCGCTCGTGGTCCCGGCGCCGCTCGACCTCGCCGCCGTGCGGCGGGCGGGCACCGTGCCATCGCTGCTGCGCGGGCTGGTGCGACCGGCAAGGCGGGTCGCGACGGCCGGGCAGCCGGCGGGCCGGTTCGCCGGACTCGACCGGGAGGGCCGGTCCGCCGGGCTGCTGGAACTGGTGCGGGCCGAGGTGGCGGCGGTGCTGGGCACGACGCCGGCCGCGATCGGCCCGGCCAGGGCGTTCCGCGACCTCGGGCTGGACTCGCTGACCTCGGTCGAGCTGCGCAACCGGCTCGACGCGGCCACGGGCCTGCGCCTGCCCGCGACGCTGGCCTTCGACCACCCGACGCCGGCCGCCCTGGTCGAGCACCTGCTGGCCGAACTGTTCCCGACGGCCGAGACCACGCCGGACGTCGTCGCACCGGTCGCCCGGGTCGACGAGCCGATCGCGATCGTCGGCATGGCGTGCCGGCTGCCCGGCGGCGTCGACTCGCCCGACGCCCTGTGGGAGCTGGTGCGCGACGGCCGGGACGCGGTCACCCCGTTCCCGGACAACCGGGGCTGGGACCTCGACGGCCTGTACGACCCGGACCCCGACCACGCGGGCACGTCCTACACGCGGCACGGCGGGTTCCTGCACGACGCCGACGGGTTCGACGCCGAGTTCTTCGGGATCTCCCCGCGCGAGGCCCTGGCCACCGACCCGCAGCAGCGGCTGCTGCTGGAGACCGCGTGGGAGGCCGTCGAAGGCGCGGGCATCGACCCGACGACGTTGCGCGGCTCCCGCACCGGCGTGTTCGCGGGCGTGATGTACCACGACTACGCGCCCCGCGTCGGCGAGGCACCCGCCCAGTTGGAGGGGTTCGTCGCCAACGGGTCGGCGGGCAGTGTCGCGTCCGGCCGGGTCGCCTACACGTTCGGGTTCGAGGGACCGGCGGTCACGGTCGACACGGCGTGCTCGTCGTCGCTGGTCGCACTGCACCTCGCGGTCCAGTCGCTGCGCACGGGCGAGAGCGACCTGGCGTTGGCGGGCGGCGTCGCGATCATGTCGACCCCGGCCGTGTTCGTCGAGTTCTCCCGGCAGCGCGGGCTCGCGGCGGACGGCCGGTGCAAGGCGTACGCGGGTGCCGCCGACGGCACGGGCTGGGCCGAGGGCGTCGGCCTGCTGCTGGTCGAGCGCCTGTCCGACGCCCGCCGCAACGGCCACCGGGTGCTCGGGATCGTGCGCGGCACGGCGGTCAACCAGGACGGCGCGTCCAACGGGCTGACCGCGCCCAACGGTCCCGCGCAGCAGCGCGTGATCCGCCAGGCCCTGGCCAACGCCGGTCTTCGACCGTCCGAAGTGGACCTCGTCGAGGGGCACGGCACGGGCACCACGCTGGGCGACCCGATCGAGGCGCAGGCGCTGCTGGCGACCTACGGCCGCGACCGGACCGGCGTGCCGCTCTACCTGGGGTCGTTGAAGTCCAACATCGGGCACACCCAGGCGGCGGCGGGCGCGGCCGGGATCATCAAGGTGGTCCAGGCGCTGCGCCACGACCTGCTGCCCCGGACGCTGCACGTGGACGAACCCACCCCGCACGTCGACTGGTCGTCCGGCGGCGTGGAGCTGCTCACCGAGGCACGCCCGTGGCCGGAGACCGGACGTCCGCGCCGGGCCGGCGTGTCGTCGTTCGGCGTCAGCGGCACCAACGCGCACGTGATCGTCGAGCAGGGCGACCCCGAACCGGCGCCCGCTCCCGCCGACCCGGCCCTGCCCTGGGTGCTGTCCGCGCGGACGCCGGACGCCCTGGCCGCGTGGGGCGAGCGCCTGACCGGGCTCGACGGATCCGCCGCGGCGGCCCTGCCGGGGCGCACGGCGTTCGCCGAACGGGCCGTCGTGCTCGGCGACCACGCCGCCGGGCTGGCCGCGCTGACGGCCGGCCGGTCCGCGCCGAACCTGGTCACCGGCACCGCCGGCACGCCGGGGCGGACCGTGTTCGTCTTCCCCGGCCAGGGGTCGCAGTGGGCGGGCATGGGCGTGGAACTGCTGGACACCGCGCCCGCGTTCGCCGCCCGGTTCGCCGAGTGCGCCGCCGCGCTGCACCCGCTCGTGGACTGGTCACCGCAGGACGTCCTGCGCGGGGCGTCGGGTGCGCCCGGCCTCGACCGGGTGGACGTGGTGCAGCCCGTGCTGTGGGCGGTGCTCGTGTCGTTGGCCGCGTTGTGGGAGGCGCACGGCGTTTCGCCGGACGCCGTGGTCGGGCACAGCCAGGGCGAGATCGCCGCGGCCACGGTCGCGGGCGCACTGTCGCTTGTGGACGGTGCGCGGGTCGTCGTGTTGCGCAGCAGGGCGATCACCGCCCTGTCCGGCCGCGGCGGCATGGCGTCGCTGGCCCTGCCGGTCGACGTGGTGACCGAGCGGATCGCACCCTACGCGGACCGGGTCTCGGTGGCCGCCGTCAACGGCCCGGCCGCGGTCGTCGTCGCCGGCGAGCCCGACGCGCTGGCCGCGATCGTGGCCGGCGCGACCGAGGACGGGCACCGCGCCCGGACGATCGCGGTCGACTACGCGTCGCACTCCGCGCACGTCGAGCCGATCCGCGACGAGATCCTCGCCGCGTTGGCCGGGATCGAGCCCCGCGAGTCCGCCGTGCCGCTGTTCTCCACGGTCACCGCGGACTGGATCGACACCACCGGCCTGGACGCCGAGTACTGGTACACCAACCTGCGGCGCACCGTGCGCTTGGCGGAGGCCGTGCGCGGTCTCGCGGACCAGGGGCACGACGTGTTCGTGGAGATCAGCCCGCACCCCGTGCTCACCGCGAGCGTCCAGGACACCCTGGAGGCGGCGGGCGTGGACCGGCCGGTCGTGGCCGGGTCGCTGCGCCGTGAGGAGGGCGGCCTCGACCGGTTCCGCGCGTCGGTGGCCGAGTTGTGGGTGCGCGGGGTGCCCGTCGACTGGACGGCCGTGACGGGCGGGGAAGAGGCCGCCTCGGGACCGGTCGACCGGGAACCGGTCACCGGCGGACGGATCGTCGGGGTCCGTCCCGGGCTGCCGACGTACCCGTTCCAGCGGTCCCGGTACTGGCTGGAACAGGCCGCCGGCGACGGCCGCGCGCGGGCGGACCTGCCCACCGCCGATCCCGAGGCCGGCACCCGGCTGGTGCGCTCGTTGGCCGGACTGGACCCGGACGAGCGGGCCGCCGCCGTGCTCGACCTGGTGCGCGGCGAGACCGCGACCGTGCTCGGGCACGGCGACCCGTCGGCCGTGGACGACACCCGGCCGCTGCGGGAACTGGGCCTGGACTCGCTCACCGCCGTCGACCTGCGCAACCGGCTGGGCGCGGCGACCGGGCTCGACCTGCCCGCGACCCTGGTGTTCGACCACCCGACCCCGGCCGACCTCGCCGCGTTCCTGGTGTCGGAGCTGGGCGGTGGCGACGTCGACCGGTTCCCGAACGCGGATGCGTCGGTCGACTACCTGGAGGCGGTCTTCGCCGCCGGCGACCACCCGGACCTCGCGGCCCGGCTGCGGGCCCTTCTCGACCGGCTCGGCACACCCGCCGGCGGCGACGGCCTCGACTTCGGCGCCGCGTCCGACGACGAACTGTTCGCGTTCATGGACAACAACTTCGAGGAGCCCGCCGGCCATGGCGAATGA